The Erigeron canadensis isolate Cc75 chromosome 1, C_canadensis_v1, whole genome shotgun sequence genome segment ATACAAGGAAGAGATTGTTGAAAGGGAATGAATGGGAGTTTCAAGATCATCCACAGTTTAGACTCCTTAAGGATTTGAAGGTGGGTGGGTACTTGGTAGCCCCTAAGCAGGGGGTTACTCGGGAAGAGGCAATAGCACTGGTGGAATCAATGGGTGCTAGTCAAAGGGGTGAATCAAGTAGGCCTCAAGAAGGTGTTCAAGGAAGAAGAGATGGTTTGCTGGGAGCTGGGGTAGGAGGTACAGGGCCGAGTTTTGGTTATGATAGGCCTCAGGAGTATGATCAGTGGACCTCCTATGAGAGGAGTATGTGGGATATTACTGCTCAGAGTGGTGTACAGAGGCGGAGTTATGAATTAGCTATGGCGTATGCTCATGAACAACATAGAAGACAACAGTTCGATTATTATGAGCAGGTCCGCCATCATCAGGACCACATTGCAGGTCTTGATTATGTAGAAACTCCCCCACCATACGATTATACACAGCCGTTTAATCCTGCAGCTCATCCAGCATATCCTCAAAGTTATGATTCTGAATGGTTTCCCCGACATTCTTGTGTCGGTCGGGTCGAGGATACTTCGGATGCATCACCAGCAGCTTCGGATCCATTTGAAGCCCAATCTCTCTATCGGGGTTTGATGGAATCGATTTTTGGATCACGAGGTCCACGACAGTGATCGGtaccttcttttcatttttacttttgttatttcttgtgtgattatgtgattatttatttatttgtttttgtgtttttgcattttcaatTCATAGGTAGATTTCAAATTTCttgttaatttattgttaatttactttcttgtattatggaattgaatcaaagagacaaaatgttcgagttatattagttatacatatttgtaaaatgagattttcttgTAATTAGATGAGTATATGTAAGTGGAGCTAGGTAGTATAGGCTAGATTGCATGACATGATTGATTTATAAGCCGCTTGATAGAGTTGCTAGCaagtaaaaacatagaaatgtaCAATTGAAGGTAATATGCCAATTGTGAGTTATAATGCATGCATCATACTTATTTATCCGTTATATCCTTCAATTTCATGAGAGAAAAACGCCTTGTCGACGATTGATTTAGATTGTTAGCGTAGCATTATTTTTCGTGATCATCATATTGTGTGAATCATTATTGTACATTAGGTTAGAACTAGTATACTTACCGTGTCGAGACCTCTAGCTTGAATTATGTgcttaaaatcataaaacaatCATACAAATCACTCCATAGTTCACTTCACCTCGTCATAAAATCTGTTAATAGTTCAAAGTTGTGTTGTTTATGATAATGAatcgaaagaaagaacaaattgaAGTCAAATTGAAATATCCGGTTGAAAAATCAAAGTATATGGTTAAAAGTCAAATTCAAGTCAATTATCCATGTAAGTTGATCCAAAAGAACCAAAAGTGAATTGTTCCAAAATCATTCTAGTAAATCGCCAATTGAGAATCATTACTGTGTTTCATTCCATCAATCTTGTATGAATACCGAAGTAATAGTTTGAGTTATGAGGTCTTGATTCGATCTGTGTACTAGCCTATGACTTTTAGTGTGCAATAATGAGTTGAGAgcttcatattcatatatatattggcaCATCTTTTGCTAATTCACTCAAATATGAACCGAGGGGAGTGCACATTGTGAGAGTGTGATGCATGTATTGTGACGAATTTGAGGTTTATTAGGTTTAAttgtacatttatatatttttatttactagttgtaaatcttttgatagttGTAAGTCTCATGAGTTGGTTGTGTTATGTAGTTTGGTTTGCATTGCTTAGTTTTGCCCAAGTGTACTTTGAAGGTTGCTTGAAAATTGAGTTTTACAAGTATGTATAGTTgatataattcttatatggtGTTTCTTTGATGATAGGAAGTATTATAGGATTGTAAATTAGCTTTGACACATGATGAATGTCTTTTCGGGACGAAAAGAGTTAAGTTGGGGAATGTGATAAACGCCTagaatgcataattttaagatgtaaaatcaagttgttttgtgaagcttaatagacgattaggggtactcttatgtttgttaagtgtttcaggcactaggtgatgaaatggagctaattgaatcaagaaacgagtcaaggaaccaagaagcaaaaatctggcattctgaaattacaaagggcgtaacttacgccagacttggcagtaggttacgccagttgaaaatccaaggggcgtaacttacgcccagggggtagtaggttacgccagttgcagatcagaaacccgatttttatggttttaattaactttcagttatatacaattcaattgacgacttgggaagttaccattcataatattcactcacaatatcagttcctaacatagagaagaccccaaaatcatcatcaaatcaccaattcatgaagatgacaattcaaattgaagattcaatgatgaagatgataggctaggttttcttttgatcattctcatgtgaacaattatgtaagccatttatgttcaatctttctcatattcatattggattagatgtttaattcttattagtcttttacatctaatgttctttggattgtttgaatgattacttgtttatgactttgaatgaaattcatctatcttttgatttcaaattattgtttatcagggattattgaaagaatctctcatgaacttgtagttttacttcaatgaattagaagtctagttgtgTTAATTCCCCGGTTtccattatcgtgaatcatcataaCCAACTAATCTAGTTCttgaattcattcaatccaaacgttataacaaatcatgtctatgtgatttccaatgagtataagttagattacatatttgaaaacataattgggagcatgagaatggtctattttgtttaattgaattattgtgttaagtcaataatcatttttagttttaactaaatcaatcaatcaatcgattttaagtttatgtctagattaattaattttgtaaacttgtttaacactttcccgtgattccctgtggaacgatattcgacttaccctaactaattagtggtatttagtttatatttttgatcggtccaacgacatcgATCAATGTGTGATATCTAAACTGTAATTTCGTGCATACTTCAGGTACTATCCTTGTAATTcactataaaaataattattaagaattttagagttttatttatacttcatttattaagttgggtagatataacatttattatgaaacaataatttttataatgaaaagtatatcAAAACAATTGTTGATACAAGAATGCattattattaaacatgtcattattattttgttatatgtgtatagtGAATATAACAAGGATGAGAACCATCAAAACTactaaaattttcacttttatattattattattattattattattattattattaatgtatgatttattctttttaataaaaacctatttaaaaaaatataattttaaaaagcaaTATAAATTTTTCGTATGATTTGTTGACATCCCCCTCAGATTAGAGGGGTAAAGCAATATCGAATACTCGTTACGGTTTTAGAATATATCTCAAAGTTAACAATTTGTAGTATTTTGTGTTTAAAGTTCCAGGGTTAATCGTTAGTCTAATCTTAGAATTTTTAAGCCTAAACTTATATCGTATGATGACatgcttttataatttttttaatttttattttgaaatagatttttttttaaaatatatatatatatatatatttgtgtgtgtgtgtgtgtgtgaattttaatatagaatatctacccactttaataaatgaaatataactacaattatcttaataatttttattagggtgaattacacaaatgatacctgaagtatacacgaaattacggttttgatacctcacatgcacaacacgtgacttgacttaacggccaaattgACGGCCGTCAGTGATAGGTATgatcagtgtaagtttttgacaacgataGGTATGACtcgtgtaatttttaaattgtaggtatgaccaatgtagttttgaacaaatctcatgtataatttttgtaatttaccttAGTTTATAAATCCACAAAGTTGGATACTTTTTATGCACATAATTATATGGTAAAGATAAACCTACCATGCTATTTGATTAAAGTATCATGATTGTATAGTTATTACCATAGACTAAAATACTTGTAGTGATGACAAGAAAACCCGTATCCGATACGGAAAATAAAAAAGCGTTATCTTTGGTCCGGGTTTGGATATGTGGGTCTAAGTTCGGGTATGAcgatgattttaattttttatgcgGGTCCGGGTATGGTTTATCCGCATACCTCATCCGTTTACCCGAAACCCGGCCCAAGCTCATATACCTTACCCGGatttaaaattacataataataataattctatTTTTAATTGGATGATAGCAATGATAACAATAGTTTTCATATTGATAATCATATAGTACGCACTGCTTTTTCAACTTAATTTGTTGCATTAAGAATTCAGCTTGTAGACTAGAGATGAGTTACTAGATTGTTTGGTATccttaataaatcaaaaatgatatataaagtCGATCTAGTGAGTGTATCAGATGCGTAAGCCATGAAGTAGCTGGGGGGAATTTAGATGTAGTTGTTTTATAATAGATGTTGGATTACCCATGGGAAAACCCGTTACTCGACAGTTAGTAAGTAAACGGAGACCCGTCGGGTTCGGATCCGGGTTTGAGACTGGGATATTTAATCGGTCCGGGTCCGGGTCTGGGATTATCTAAACCTGGGATTACTTAAACCCGGCCCACAATCATTCTTTGTccatttgatttattttatttggtaTTAGGATGTTACAGGAATAGTATGGTTGCTGAGAAGTGTTGGCACACTGTCTTTGATATAGTGAAGTCACCATTATATTCACTTTTTAAGTACGAGTAGTAAATATGGTGTaatgttctttatctttatctccACTTTCAATCTAACACGTATCTTCAGCTTACTTTTGGTATATTTTAGGGATAGGGATTAGTGTGtcggaatgtaacaaactatacccaaaaggttatagtgtgcacgaactaacgttttttttctattgtatgcataaacttagtaaaaatgttcaaatcatgcaatgtgtatacgtgtCAGCCcgtatgagctgccacgtgtaaaaaaaatatatttgaacaGACCACGTGTAAGGTTTTTATTGGTCGATTACAAAAAGTTGcatgatataaacttttttattaagtttatgcatacaataaaaaaacgttagttcgtgcacactataaccttttggatatagtttgttgcattccggcgcactaaACCCTTTAAGGATATGGTTTAGACATGTGTATCATTTTGTTTCTATAAATGTTTGTTTTCCCCTCTTAGTTACAAGCAAGTATTCAGACCTTTTTTGACTTAAATACtcgaattttattttatgttgttttagaaacaaaataatttaagtacTGATTGATTATCTCCAAGATGGAAGGAAGTGTAGCATGGTATTGCAATGTTGTAGTAATATCAATCTTGGTGTGGTTTGCATTGAAATTTCTGAATTGGGCGTGGTTTCAACCAAAGAAGATGGAGAAGTTTGTAAGAAAGCAAGGCCTTAAGGGAACTTCTTATAAGTTATTGTTTGGAGACATTAAAGAGATGGGGAGGATGTTAAATGAGGCCAAATCTAAACCCATAAAAGTAACTGATGATATGGTTCCTCGAGTTATACCATTTTATCATAAGTTTTTCACTGATCATCATGGTACGTACTTGCCTTCTTTTCTCCCTTTGATATATGCAAGAAATATATTAATAGTGTTGAATATTTCATAAGTTATACTACCTAAAAGAACTAATTAATTTTggttgattgattgattattaagGAACTAATTTCTTCACATGGTTGGGGCCAAGACTTACGGTGTATATAGTCGAGCCAGCTCTAGTAAAAGAGGTCTTGGCACAAAACTATCTGTTTCAAAAGACAAGGGGAGCAAATCCTTTAATAAATCTGTTGGTAACAGGTCTAGCAGCTGCTGACACCGATGAATGGGCCAAACATAGAAAAATCATCAATCCTGCTTTTCATGTTAATAAACTTAAGGTTTGTTCTGCCTGCGAGTCTTGGTAAtaccttttattaattatatataattagaatTAATTTGAAGAAATATACAATTTGTTGCACAGcttgtaaataaataagttaGTATAAACTTAATTTGTGATATATAGCATATGGTGCCTGCATATTCTACATGTTGTTCCGAGATGATCAACAAATGGGAAGAAATGTTAAAGAATGAAAGCTCTTGTGAAGTTGATGTGTGGCCCAGTCTGCAAGCATTATCTGGCGATGTAATTTCACGTACAGCATTTGGTATTAGCTTTCAAGAAGGTAACAAAGTATTTGAGCTACAACGAGAACTAGCCAAGTTGGTTCAAGATATTCTAAACTCGGTCAACCTCCCCGGATCAGGGTCCGTATATAATCTATGTTTCCAAAGCATAACTATATATTATTGTGCTAGCTTTCTTTTGTGTTGCAAAATTAATGTATCGAAAATACAACACgcattttataacatttttataaattttagatCTAGCATAACCTTTCAAGGTTTGTTATTCAAGCTTGAAACATATAAATGTGATGACAACTTAACCAAAAGACTTTTCTAGATTTTTACCAACAAAAAGAAATAAGAGGATGAGGGAAATTGACCGAGAGGTGACGACTTTGATACGTGGTGTCATCGAGAAACGAATTGACGAAATGAAAGCGGGAGGAAGTAGCAATGATGACCTGTTGGGAATACTCTTGGAATCCAATAACAGAGAGATCAAACAAGGGGACAAAAAGTTTGGATTAACCATTGAAGAAGTCATCGAAGAGTGTAAGCTTTTCTACTTAGCAGGACAAGAAACCACCGGAAGCTTGCTTGTTTGGACCATGATCTTGTTGGCTCACCACAAAAATTGGCAAGCTCTCGCTCGAGAAGAAGTTTTACAGGTCTTTGGTGAGAAAAAACCAGATGTCATTGGGCTGAATCATTTAAAAACTGTAAGTATCGAATTACTCAAGTATGCAAAACTATCCTcctttctatatattttatatatgtattatagtgttcattttttctttttgagttTTATGCTACTTTTGTCATGTCGCGCCATACCATTATTAGTTTAATTGGTAACAAACACAATGCAGAGCATGTTTGTTttgacaaagaagaaaaaagcaTCATATCGACGGGTGTCTCCTATTTTTGATCTGTCAATGTTGTTCAcctcactatatatataattatgtatagTACTTGTCGTATCTATCTTGCAGGTTAGCATGATTTTGAATGAGGTTCTTAGACTTTATCCACCGGCGCAACAACTAAGACGAACGATACATCAAGATACTAAATTAGGGGACATAACCCTACCGGCTGGATCTTCTATCCATTTGAATATATTGTTGTTACACTATGATCGTGTTTCATGGGGTGACGATGCAAGGGAGTTCAACCCTCAAAGATTTTCCGAAGGTGTGTCAAAGGCAACTAACGGAAAAGCAGCATACATGCCGTTTGGTGGAGGGCCGCGTATATGTGTTGGACAAAATTTTGCTCTGATGGAAGCAAAACTTGCACTTGCTATGATTCTACAACACTTTTACTTTGATCTCTCACCGTCTTATTCTCATTCTCCGCGATGCATCGTCACACTTCAACCAGAGTATGGGGCTCATTTGATCTTGCATAAAATTAAGGGTTAATGCACCCAATGATCATTGTATTATATTCAATCCCAATTACTCTATTTCTAAAAGGGGCATGAGAGTGTAATAAACTTTGCTAAGTTTGTTATGGGTGTATCCTCTATTGTGTGTATTtctattgtttgttttgttattttattatgtgttCAACTTTTACcatattgttattgtatgtatccaaTTTGTCTGTTTTTGTTATTGTGTGCATTTAACTTTAGTCGCTTTCCGTCATTGTATGTATCCTTTTTCAACCTACGAGATATGTTACATCAATCGTCTATAAATACAGATTATATACACACGTACAATAGAAGTTTTTGAAGTTGAATACACACAATagcaaaaacaaaaccaaagcTGTTCCATACATTGATAGTCTCGTTTGGGTAGCACCTAATAAACATGGAGTCTACATCTCTTTAGTTCAATCTAAAACGAAGGCTTAGATCAAATGGAAATCATAAAGATCGGATAATAAGAGGACATCAGACGAGGGGTgacttattttgagaaccactaaaaaaaagaacgcgagaaccaatctcagccctctattcatcaagatcaggaagggcatgtttgtcattattaaaaaagttgtccaacactctttttctctctcctcttattaattcaaaaaatatctaaatcattaaaaaacttttatctcacaaactgtaaatcgttagatgaaaaaaaaacatgggtggtcttgaaatttcgtcctctttcattagagatgcgattcgatatacttttgacgactatttaaatttcgttttttttttccatcacgttcatcctacacatgtgtaagtataacctacacatgtgtaggaaagacCTGGAACTGGTGAGTTGTATaacctgcccatgggtaagtacaacctacacatgggtaagttacttataaagttcaaaaatgatgaggacgcattgtaaaaccccaaatactaaaccctaaagcttaatttctaatccgCGGGGGGAGGCTACTTTCTAAAAATCCAGGAATCTAAACCCaaaaaacctaaaacggatAAGGGTTCCCACTctggggtttagggtttgaagcccgagtGTTAGCCTTTCGGCTAACCCTcaaccttcaaaccctaaaccctaaagcgtgccgtgtacaacttacacatgtgtaagatgaatgtgataaaaaaaaactaaatttaaaaagtcgtcaaaagtatatcgaattgcatctctaatgaaagatgacgaaattctaagactacctacgcttttcttttcgtctaacgatttacggtttgtgagataaaaattttttagtgaattagatagaattctaataaagtaagagagagaaaaaaaaaagctgacGAAAATACCCCCTAGTGTTGAGaggggttttttatttttaatcttgtccatCCATTTTCTTTGATCCAAAGGTGTAGAGGAGTTCttgggttctttttttttaggagttctcaaataacccctCCTCCATCAGACTAACCTCTTATTTCTTTTGTTAAGACTATATAGTGCATGATACTATCTTTTATTTGCTTTTGTGTTAGAAGTTTTATCTACTTCAATATTGGACCCAAGTTGTGTGTACCTTAATTACAAACATAACTTGATTTGTGTGTACCTTAATGCTACATacacaaataaattacaaacaaatGGTTACAAACATATGTGTCATATGATGTGAACC includes the following:
- the LOC122602665 gene encoding cytochrome P450 CYP72A219-like translates to MEGSVAWYCNVVVISILVWFALKFLNWAWFQPKKMEKFVRKQGLKGTSYKLLFGDIKEMGRMLNEAKSKPIKVTDDMVPRVIPFYHKFFTDHHGTNFFTWLGPRLTVYIVEPALVKEVLAQNYLFQKTRGANPLINLLVTGLAAADTDEWAKHRKIINPAFHVNKLKHMVPAYSTCCSEMINKWEEMLKNESSCEVDVWPSLQALSGDVISRTAFGISFQEGNKVFELQRELAKLVQDILNSVNLPGSGFLPTKRNKRMREIDREVTTLIRGVIEKRIDEMKAGGSSNDDLLGILLESNNREIKQGDKKFGLTIEEVIEECKLFYLAGQETTGSLLVWTMILLAHHKNWQALAREEVLQVFGEKKPDVIGLNHLKTVSMILNEVLRLYPPAQQLRRTIHQDTKLGDITLPAGSSIHLNILLLHYDRVSWGDDAREFNPQRFSEGVSKATNGKAAYMPFGGGPRICVGQNFALMEAKLALAMILQHFYFDLSPSYSHSPRCIVTLQPEYGAHLILHKIKG